One Paraburkholderia phytofirmans OLGA172 genomic window carries:
- the otsA gene encoding alpha,alpha-trehalose-phosphate synthase (UDP-forming): MSRLIIVSNRVAPISEGGPAAGGLAVGVYDALKETGGMWFGWSGDVLSSGQPQIKVEERGPVTFATIALMRRDYDQYYRGFSNATLWPAFHYRADLLQYDRHDFEGYCRVNAWLAQQLVPLLREDDVIWVHDYHLIPFAQALRAAGVKNRIGFFLHIPFPASQVLLGVPPHRELVEALCSFDLLGFQTAPDLRAFCDYIVNEANGTVDVSASRPLTVHAFGRTLRAAAYPIGVYPDEIAELAKAGERGKPVRTMKTALHARKLIMSVDRLDYSKGLVERFRAFERLLEHSTAQRNKVSFLQIAPPTRADMHAYQDIRLQLEGESGRINGRFAELDWTPILYIHKQYERSVLAALFRTAHVGYVTPLRDGMNLVAKEYVSAQDPENPGVLVLSRFAGAAQELDGALIVNPVDIDGMAEALAMALEMPLAERQARHRDMMVQLRENNVSVWRDNFMRDLQSAHGAKSARTVKVRAGSGRKAVRETTVG; this comes from the coding sequence ATGAGCCGACTGATCATCGTATCGAACCGGGTTGCGCCAATCTCGGAGGGCGGCCCGGCGGCGGGCGGTCTGGCGGTCGGCGTGTACGACGCGCTGAAGGAAACCGGCGGCATGTGGTTCGGCTGGAGCGGCGACGTGCTCAGCTCGGGCCAGCCGCAGATCAAGGTGGAAGAGCGCGGACCTGTGACCTTCGCGACCATCGCGCTGATGCGCCGCGACTACGATCAGTATTACCGTGGTTTCTCGAACGCCACGCTGTGGCCCGCGTTCCACTATCGCGCCGATCTGCTGCAGTACGATCGGCACGACTTCGAAGGCTATTGCCGCGTCAATGCGTGGCTCGCCCAGCAGCTCGTGCCGCTATTGCGCGAAGACGACGTGATCTGGGTCCACGACTATCACCTGATTCCGTTCGCCCAGGCGTTGCGGGCGGCCGGTGTGAAAAATCGCATCGGCTTCTTTCTGCATATTCCGTTTCCGGCTTCGCAGGTGTTGCTGGGAGTGCCGCCGCATCGCGAGCTGGTCGAAGCGCTCTGTTCATTCGATCTGCTCGGCTTCCAGACCGCGCCGGATTTACGGGCGTTCTGCGATTACATCGTCAACGAGGCGAACGGCACGGTCGACGTGTCGGCCAGCCGCCCGCTGACCGTCCATGCGTTCGGTCGCACCCTGCGTGCGGCGGCTTACCCGATCGGCGTCTACCCGGACGAAATCGCCGAGCTTGCGAAAGCGGGCGAGCGCGGCAAGCCGGTGCGCACGATGAAGACGGCGCTGCATGCGCGCAAGCTGATCATGAGCGTGGACCGCCTCGATTATTCGAAGGGGCTGGTCGAGCGGTTTCGTGCGTTCGAGCGCCTGCTGGAACATTCCACTGCGCAACGCAACAAGGTGTCGTTCCTGCAAATCGCCCCGCCGACGCGTGCCGACATGCACGCGTATCAGGACATCCGTTTGCAGCTCGAAGGGGAGTCGGGGCGTATCAATGGCCGCTTTGCCGAACTGGACTGGACGCCGATCCTGTACATCCATAAGCAGTACGAGCGCTCGGTGCTGGCCGCGCTGTTTCGCACGGCGCATGTCGGTTACGTCACGCCGTTGCGCGACGGCATGAACCTCGTCGCCAAGGAGTATGTGTCGGCGCAGGATCCGGAGAATCCGGGCGTGCTCGTGCTGTCGCGCTTTGCCGGCGCCGCGCAGGAACTGGATGGCGCGTTGATCGTGAATCCGGTCGATATCGACGGTATGGCCGAGGCGCTCGCTATGGCGCTGGAGATGCCGCTTGCGGAGCGTCAGGCGCGTCATCGCGACATGATGGTGCAGCTGCGCGAGAACAACGTGTCGGTGTGGCGCGATAACTTCATGCGGGATCTTCAAAGTGCGCATGGTGCGAAGAGCGCCAGAACCGTGAAGGTGCGTGCTGGATCGGGAAGGAAGGCCGTGCGCGAAACCACGGTCGGATAG
- the otsB gene encoding trehalose-phosphatase, with the protein MQALPAVLSPGETAFFFDFDGTLVELAPTPDGVLVQPRVIGLLSELRSLTNGAVAIVSGRGIDSIDSFLGMPDLPIAGLHGAERRDANGDTQRIGFHDERLLRMEQVLAQVVNEHPGMLLEIKGAALALHYRNAPDREPVAREATGRLVADYPGSYVLQPGKMVYEIKPKDVDKGRAIRAFLDEPPFVGRTAVFAGDDLTDEKGFAVVNERGGLSIKVGAGDTMAHTRVESVTALLDWLESIVAAARGA; encoded by the coding sequence ATGCAGGCACTTCCGGCTGTTCTGTCTCCTGGTGAGACGGCATTTTTCTTCGACTTCGACGGCACGCTCGTCGAACTCGCGCCCACGCCGGACGGCGTGCTGGTGCAACCGCGCGTGATCGGCTTGCTGAGCGAGTTGCGCAGTCTCACGAACGGCGCGGTCGCGATCGTGTCGGGCCGCGGCATCGACAGCATCGACAGTTTTCTCGGCATGCCCGATTTGCCGATCGCCGGTCTGCATGGCGCCGAGCGGCGCGACGCGAACGGCGACACGCAGCGCATCGGCTTTCACGATGAGCGGCTGTTGCGCATGGAGCAGGTGCTCGCGCAGGTCGTCAACGAACACCCCGGCATGCTGCTCGAGATCAAAGGCGCGGCGCTGGCGCTGCACTACCGCAACGCACCCGACCGCGAGCCGGTGGCGCGCGAGGCGACCGGGCGGCTGGTTGCCGATTACCCCGGCTCGTATGTGTTGCAGCCGGGCAAGATGGTCTACGAAATCAAACCGAAGGATGTCGACAAGGGCCGCGCAATCCGCGCGTTCCTGGACGAGCCGCCGTTTGTCGGCCGTACGGCGGTGTTTGCCGGCGACGACCTGACCGACGAGAAAGGCTTTGCCGTCGTCAACGAGCGTGGCGGTCTGTCGATCAAGGTGGGGGCGGGCGACACGATGGCGCATACGCGCGTCGAGTCGGTAACGGCGCTGCTCGACTGGCTGGAATCGATTGTCGCGGCCGCGCGCGGAGCGTGA
- a CDS encoding SCO family protein, with product MVGVLGALAGCTHRTEPFQLTNVTGHLPDLDLTLTSDDGRAVTGDSFKGRTSLVYFGYTHCPDVCPETMGRLMRVLGKLGPDAQKVRILFITVDPARDTPKALHDYIGAFDSQHAEGLTGTDWQIESLAKRYRVAYQMEKGDPNGNYEVTHSSAVYVFDQQGHARLLATDHDTPDTIAQDLRRIIDDHS from the coding sequence ATGGTGGGCGTGCTCGGCGCGCTAGCGGGCTGCACGCACCGCACCGAACCGTTCCAGTTGACCAACGTAACCGGCCACTTGCCGGATCTCGATTTAACGCTAACGAGTGACGACGGCCGCGCCGTAACCGGTGATTCGTTTAAAGGCCGCACGTCGCTCGTCTACTTTGGTTATACCCATTGTCCGGACGTCTGCCCAGAAACGATGGGCCGCCTGATGCGGGTTCTCGGCAAACTCGGCCCGGACGCGCAAAAAGTGCGCATCCTGTTCATCACCGTCGACCCGGCACGCGACACGCCCAAAGCCTTGCACGATTACATCGGCGCCTTCGATTCGCAACACGCCGAAGGCCTGACCGGCACCGACTGGCAGATCGAATCGCTCGCCAAGCGTTACCGGGTCGCCTATCAGATGGAAAAGGGCGACCCCAACGGCAACTACGAAGTCACCCATAGCTCGGCCGTCTACGTGTTCGATCAGCAGGGCCACGCGCGCCTGCTCGCCACCGATCACGATACTCCCGATACGATCGCGCAAGACCTGCGCCGTATCATTGATGACCATTCCTGA
- a CDS encoding copper chaperone PCu(A)C, with the protein MSIKVKTFAALSCTVALSFGFASAALAAGANTITAKDAWVRWLPNNLPAAGYVTLVNASDKPIDLVDISSNDYGDAMLHQTVSNGSTQKMVMVDKLTVPAHGQVAIAPGGYHVMLEDAKHKVAPGDTVHLTLKFSDGETLDTPFAVKSPAQTK; encoded by the coding sequence ATGTCGATCAAAGTCAAAACGTTCGCTGCACTGAGCTGCACCGTCGCCCTCTCGTTCGGTTTCGCTTCGGCAGCGCTTGCCGCCGGTGCTAACACCATCACAGCCAAAGACGCGTGGGTGCGCTGGCTACCGAACAACCTCCCCGCCGCCGGCTACGTAACGCTGGTGAACGCGAGCGACAAGCCGATCGACCTCGTCGATATTTCCAGCAACGACTACGGCGACGCGATGCTGCATCAAACCGTGTCGAACGGTTCGACGCAGAAGATGGTGATGGTCGACAAGCTGACCGTGCCCGCCCACGGCCAGGTAGCGATCGCGCCGGGCGGCTATCACGTGATGCTTGAAGACGCGAAGCACAAGGTCGCACCGGGCGACACCGTGCATCTGACGCTGAAGTTCTCCGACGGCGAAACACTCGATACGCCGTTCGCCGTCAAGTCCCCCGCCCAGACCAAGTAA
- a CDS encoding cytochrome c oxidase assembly protein, with amino-acid sequence MNLLYWLDPWEFSPTVVIALLVPAILFVRGAHKAKVSILRRISFWFGLVALYVALHTRLDYFFEHEFFMHRAQHLVLHHLGPFFIALSYPGAALRAGIPFSWRQHFVRPALETPVVRKLLDVVMHPVVAVTLFVGLIYFWLMSPIHFVAMLDWRLYRVMNWSMVIDGLLFWWLVLDPRPAPPARLSPGKRVLVVIAAIPPQIILGAFIFFTPHELYPIYSICGRAFTWLSPMRDQQIGGLLLWIPGSMMSVIGALVALRHWMRLSARGRLRSERRAKAKQGLAQPTSAPASSHR; translated from the coding sequence ATGAACCTGCTCTACTGGCTCGACCCTTGGGAGTTTTCGCCGACCGTCGTTATCGCCTTGCTGGTGCCGGCGATTCTGTTCGTGCGCGGTGCGCACAAGGCGAAGGTGTCGATTCTCCGGCGCATTTCTTTCTGGTTCGGGCTGGTCGCGTTGTATGTCGCACTGCACACGCGGCTCGATTATTTCTTCGAGCATGAGTTCTTCATGCATCGCGCACAACATCTGGTGCTGCATCACCTCGGGCCGTTCTTTATTGCGCTCTCTTATCCGGGTGCCGCGTTGCGCGCGGGCATTCCATTCAGCTGGCGGCAGCACTTCGTGCGGCCCGCGCTGGAGACCCCGGTAGTCCGCAAGCTGCTCGACGTCGTGATGCATCCGGTGGTTGCGGTCACGTTGTTCGTCGGGCTGATCTACTTCTGGCTGATGTCGCCGATTCATTTCGTGGCGATGCTCGACTGGCGGCTCTATCGCGTCATGAACTGGAGCATGGTGATCGACGGCCTGTTGTTCTGGTGGCTCGTGCTCGATCCGCGGCCCGCGCCGCCGGCACGTTTGTCGCCCGGCAAGCGCGTACTGGTCGTGATCGCCGCGATTCCGCCGCAGATCATCCTCGGCGCGTTTATCTTCTTTACGCCGCACGAACTGTATCCGATCTACTCGATCTGCGGCCGCGCCTTCACGTGGCTGAGCCCCATGCGCGATCAGCAGATCGGCGGGCTGTTACTGTGGATTCCGGGCTCGATGATGAGCGTGATCGGCGCGCTGGTAGCGTTGCGTCACTGGATGCGCTTGTCGGCACGCGGACGTCTGCGCAGCGAGCGGCGTGCAAAGGCGAAACAAGGCTTGGCGCAGCCCACGTCAGCGCCTGCGAGCAGCCACCGCTGA
- a CDS encoding GNAT family N-acetyltransferase, producing MTEPQQTAATRLAQLEWRWKAFEDLTPAEVYAMLAARSAVFVVEQNCVYGDIDGLDADAWHLFAFGPGNASNIKGPPLAGYLRVLLPDADDTDIRIGRVLTTAEFRGIGLGNAMLERSLTHIRAQWPATPIRLHAQAHLQGFYGAFGFTPVSEIHVEDGIPHVWMRSA from the coding sequence ATGACTGAACCGCAGCAAACCGCCGCCACGCGACTGGCGCAACTCGAATGGCGCTGGAAAGCGTTCGAAGACCTCACCCCCGCCGAAGTCTATGCGATGCTGGCCGCGCGCAGCGCGGTGTTCGTGGTCGAGCAGAACTGCGTGTATGGCGATATCGACGGGCTCGATGCAGATGCCTGGCATCTGTTCGCGTTTGGTCCCGGCAACGCGTCCAACATCAAAGGTCCGCCGCTCGCGGGCTATCTGCGCGTGCTGCTGCCGGACGCCGACGACACCGATATCCGCATCGGCCGCGTCCTGACAACCGCGGAATTCCGCGGCATCGGCCTCGGCAACGCGATGCTCGAACGCTCGCTCACGCATATCCGTGCGCAGTGGCCCGCCACGCCGATCCGTTTGCATGCGCAAGCGCATCTGCAAGGCTTCTACGGCGCGTTCGGCTTTACGCCGGTGTCGGAGATTCACGTAGAGGATGGCATCCCGCACGTGTGGATGCGTTCGGCCTAA
- a CDS encoding TraB/GumN family protein has protein sequence MYLQLTGTNVRLLGSMHLFPATSRRTPPWITEAYDWAESLVFESDPPTILPFLKAPPRGGADQLQPLLSADAWNQLHAVWPAEGPLAPLIDLRPWAALIVAPTLFQQVVEGVEPRMLRSALTQAKPYQYLETAEEVAASLESIPLEAVGTALGMLMSDLDEPQRTLERMHVAWLHGDLPAVHQIAVESPMFNLPGIRHAILDTRNRAWAARVKALLGRPERTLVVVGALHLCGPGNLIECLAQSVEPVFVSS, from the coding sequence ATGTACCTACAACTCACCGGCACCAACGTCCGTCTGCTCGGCTCGATGCATCTGTTTCCGGCGACGAGCCGCAGAACGCCGCCATGGATCACCGAAGCATATGACTGGGCCGAATCGCTGGTCTTCGAATCCGATCCACCGACGATCCTGCCGTTTCTGAAGGCGCCCCCGCGGGGCGGTGCCGATCAACTGCAGCCCTTGCTGTCCGCCGATGCCTGGAATCAGCTACACGCAGTGTGGCCCGCGGAAGGTCCGTTGGCGCCGCTCATCGATTTGCGTCCTTGGGCCGCGCTGATCGTCGCGCCAACGCTGTTCCAGCAGGTCGTCGAAGGCGTCGAGCCGCGCATGCTGCGCTCGGCGCTGACGCAAGCCAAACCGTACCAGTATCTCGAGACCGCAGAGGAAGTGGCGGCGTCGCTCGAATCGATTCCGCTCGAAGCAGTTGGCACCGCGCTCGGCATGCTCATGTCCGATCTCGACGAACCGCAGCGCACGCTCGAACGGATGCACGTTGCCTGGCTGCATGGCGATTTGCCGGCCGTGCATCAGATTGCCGTCGAATCGCCTATGTTCAACCTGCCCGGCATCCGCCACGCCATTCTCGATACGCGCAATCGCGCGTGGGCGGCGCGTGTGAAAGCGTTGCTCGGACGGCCGGAGCGGACCTTGGTGGTGGTGGGCGCGCTGCATTTGTGCGGGCCCGGTAATCTGATCGAATGTCTCGCGCAGTCCGTCGAGCCGGTTTTTGTTAGCAGCTAG
- the pgsA gene encoding CDP-diacylglycerol--glycerol-3-phosphate 3-phosphatidyltransferase, with protein sequence MPFNFPIFLTWLRIVLIPLVVGVFYLPDMMMSPAHRNLAAATIFILAALTDWFDGFLARKWNQTSAFGAFLDPVADKLMVTAALLVLVQLARIDSAIALVIVGREIAISALREWMAQIGASKSVAVNSLGKFKTVCQMVAIPMLLFYGPLPFGSGVSVDTRVWGLWLIYLAAFLTIWSMLYYMKLAWPQIRERGGVA encoded by the coding sequence TAATTTTCCGATTTTCCTGACTTGGCTGCGGATCGTCCTGATTCCGCTCGTCGTCGGCGTGTTTTATTTGCCCGACATGATGATGAGCCCGGCACACCGCAATCTGGCGGCCGCGACGATCTTCATTCTGGCGGCGCTCACCGACTGGTTCGACGGCTTTCTGGCCCGCAAATGGAATCAGACCTCGGCGTTCGGCGCGTTTCTCGACCCGGTCGCTGACAAGCTGATGGTGACGGCAGCGTTGCTGGTGCTCGTGCAACTCGCGCGGATCGATTCGGCGATAGCGCTGGTGATCGTCGGACGCGAGATCGCGATCTCGGCGCTGCGTGAGTGGATGGCGCAGATCGGCGCATCGAAGAGCGTTGCGGTGAATTCTCTCGGCAAGTTCAAGACCGTTTGCCAGATGGTCGCGATTCCGATGTTGCTGTTCTACGGGCCGTTGCCGTTTGGCAGCGGAGTCTCTGTCGATACGCGTGTGTGGGGCCTGTGGCTGATCTATCTGGCCGCGTTCCTGACGATCTGGTCGATGCTCTATTACATGAAACTCGCATGGCCGCAGATCCGCGAGCGGGGTGGCGTTGCCTGA